ACCAAAATACCCTTCTTGGTTTTAACCTACCATCATTTTGTTAAAAAAGTTTCAACCTTTATTGAATTTGGAAAAAAGGTGAAAACTTTATGAGAAAATATCCAAACAGGAGAGAAATAGGGGAAGAGAAGAAAGACTTGATATCCAAACAGCAGAGAGAACTGGGGGAAGAGAAGAAAGACTCTTGCTTGTCAATTGTCATCCCATTGATCTGAAAAAACTTAGAACAGTGATGTTACCAAACTGGAGGAAAAACCTTTGTGATATTGGGGACAATATGGTGAATTCACATAGTTCCACACTTGCATTCTGTTCAAACAATACATGATGGCAACCCTTCCCATGCGTCATAATTTAGCTATTGGCATCTGTATTCACATTTGTGAAGATTCTATGAAGTGGCAGATCTTTGCTTTTATTTGTTTTTTGTTTTTTGTTTTTCAAGAATACTCCACCATTTATTTCTGTCATTTCACTTCATGTCATTATAAATGGTCTTATTGCTTAAATTTTATTTATTTAATTTTGAGCAAAAAAAAAAAATTCAAATTTGAAGTTTCGATAACGGAATAAAACACTTTTAACAATCACACAATATATTTCACTTTCTCGAGTCTTGAAATGAAAAGGATGGTGTGTTTGTTAAATGTTTTTTTTTACTTTTTAAATTAGCGTCTCTGCTGTGATTCACAAGTCGTTATCCAACCATGCATCTAAAATTTAAGATGAAAGAAAGTCCTAAAACGTCTTTTGGTTTCATATGACCTTAAGGTGTTGCTTTCAAGTTTTCAACTCTTTATGTTTCCCCACACACTCATCTAAAGGAGGATCACTGTATAAGAAACGTTGGTTCATACCCAAAAGGCCAAAAGTGACCAAGCACACAATCCTCTTTGCATCTGGAATAAACCTGGGATGGGACTTTGAACAGATTTTGCACCGATTTGTAACCTTATTTACACACACACACATCATATGCTGATTCCTTTCTAGTTTGGCATCACCTTAATCTAGTATACACTTTCAATATTGTAATCTGATTAATGCCTAAGAACGGCTTGAATTGGAGATTAGACAAAAGTTAAATGATTCTTAGGAATAAAATATCTGCTTGTCGGGTAATCTACGAGTTTTCATATCACTAACACATTCCACCTGTTCTCCACTCTGATCCAAGTTCCAATACCTGGTTTAATAGTGTTTAATTCCAGCCGATGGGATTCTCTCCTCGTCTCACATTACTCTTTTGTTTAAGTTCTTGCTTCAATAATCCTAGTTGCTTCGTATATCATCATAGAATAAGATTTTTAATACTAGGTTGGAACTAATTAAAAGGCAAACAAAAACGAGAGAAAGACGTATGTGCCCAACATAGGATCCGAGAATCCTCATATGATCATGAGCCAAATGCCAGTTTGTGAAAACCATCATGGAAAAGTACAAGCACATTTGAACATATGCAAGGGTGCTAGTTGAACAAGTTGCAGAGGTACTCATGTATGGCATGAAATGTTCCTTTGTACGAATCCAACTATATCATACATTAGTATAAGGGATCCAGCTCGATCGGTGGTTCTTGATCTTGTGCTTGAAACTGAAGTTACAGAACCATCCCTTGTCTTGCTGAATGCTGATGCATGTCTAGGGTGGAGGCCATGTTTCCAGTTTTCCTTTTCTTGCTGTTGTTCATGAGTTTTAACGTCAGTCACTACATGGGGATATATGATTGAAGAGGAGGGAATACTTACGGAAGACATACACATGAAGTGATGTCTCATGGCATTTGTCTTTAGAATTTAGTATTCCTAGAGCATAACTTCTACGCTGCGTTTGGATGAGACTTTTTTAAAAATCTTGAGAAAATTTGAAATGATGGAATTTATAGTTGGGGTTGTACCTCATCAAACTATATACTTCTTGACGATGACATTTTACTCTATGATTCTTCATCTTCCTGCTGATGAGATTCTTGAGCCGTATGCTTGAGTTTACTGATTCAACTGCTTTCACCTGTCTCTTTTTACTTGTTTTGCAGTTTGATTTGTTTCTTGCTAGGTCTGTTCCCCATGCTGCTTTGCAGCCTAGCAGTTCCTTTTGAGGCTTTTAACTTGTTGTTTCTAGCTATTTGGTTCAAGTTCAATATCAAATACTCATTTTCAATATAACTTCAAAAAGTACAGTAGGACTTGCATTGCTAGCACTGTCATGCATAATCTTAAATGGTCAATTCTTATTACAATTATTAGGACTCATTATTTCGATGAAAATTGTGCAAAGTTCTTGGCACAATTAAACATTTTAAAAGCTTTTAGCCTCTAAATTCCTTTGAGCTTACCATCTAGAACACCAATGCAGTTGACCTTATGCCATCTCAATATTTCCAGCAGACCTGGCTCTACCCTTTGCAGATGATTCAATATCATATGCCCCATGCCTTGAATTGTCTAGCTTTTCACCTTGACCCCAGATAGCATAAGCCTCTTCACCATGAGCTGCTTCATCACCAATCTCCATATCCTCTTCAGACATTCTCAGAGGCACAATGAGTTGTACCAAAAGGCATACAAGGCTTGTCACCACTACATTTAGTGTAACAACGAAGAGTACTCCGAGAAGTTGAATTCCTACTTGACGAGCTCCGGCCTTGAATCTTCGCATGTCAATACCATAAAATAGACCAACATATGTTCCATAGGTGCTATAGAACAAGTAATTGAGCTTTGGATGAGCAAAGAGACCGGTGAGGAGTCCACCAAGGGCTCCGGCAATGGCATGAGTGTGTAGGACAGCCATTGTGTCATCAACTTTCTGAAGAAGCATAGATTTCTTGTGGACAACCATCATGGTATACCAAGGGATTGAGCCAGAGAGAATCCCCATTATTATGGCTGCCCATCCTTGCACAACTCCTGCATGATGTTCAAAGTAAAATAGTGTAAATTAATGTAACTGTCCATCTCTGATACCATGTTAGGAAATTACTAGATACCAAAAAGCTCAAGTTGTTAGGTGATCATTAGTAGACAATGCATATAAAGCTAACAATTTGTACTAATTTGTTAATGCTTAGGACCTTAGACATGTATGCTGGTTTTGTAGCTCTTTGTGAATTTGTACTTACCAGCAGCTGGGGTGATGCAAACCAAACCAGTGATCATGCCTTGAACTGCACCGATGACAGAAGGCTTGCGGAAAAAGATGACATCAAGAGCTAGCCAAGTGAGCAAGCTGGTAGCGGTGCAGACATGAGTGTTCAAGACAGCCAATGAAGCATCCATACTGACTACATAAGGGTCTCCTCCATTGAACCCTGTCCATCCCATCCAGAGCAACCCTGCTCCAGTCAACATAAGTAGAATGTTGTTTGGGGGGAACCTTTCCCTGTCCTTGGTTGAACGAGGACCGACCTGCCATCAGACACACCAAAAAATGATCATGTTTCTCAACTGTAAGGGAGTCTAGTGTTAAATGACTACTAGGGAGAGAAGAGCAATTTGATTTCAAATTTTCAAATTTAGAAAGTGATACTAAATTTCTAGAAGTTGAGAAAGTCCTTTTGAGATGAATGATTTTACCTTATTTAAATTCAAAGTGAGACATTATGAGGTCATAGTAAAACATTTTCCCACCAACAATTGAAATTTCGTTTCAAAAGTATATGTAAATAACTAGTTCATTACTGGTTTAACTAGTTGAAGCAAGCAGGTTTTCAGTACTACTTGATCTGTTGGAGGGAGAAAACCCCATTTCCTAGTCTGAGGTGAAAGTGATTTTGGTTCCAGAGGTGCTTGAATTTAGTTAAGAATATGAAATGAAAACTAAAAAAAAAGTGAATGAGAAAGAAAGGTTTTCCTACCCAGTAGGCTGCTGTAAAACCAGCAACTCCAGAAGAGAGATGGATGACATAACCACCAGAATAATCAATTATTCCTTTCAAGGCAAGCCACCCTTTTGGACTCCAAATACTATATGCTCCAACAGTGTATGAAAATGTCAGCCAGAGTGGCACAAACAACATCCAAGCATAAAAGTTCATCCTTCCCAAAAGAGCTCCAGCAATCAATATCAAAGTGATTGCTGCAAACACAAACTGAAAGTACACCATTGTGGCATTAGGGAACTTCCCAAGAAAAGCCTGTGTAAAAAGAAACTTTTGGTCCAATGCCACATCAGCCTTCCCCCAAAATGGAGCTGATGTGAAGAGTGGAGTCCCAAAAGACATATGATATCCCCAACCAACCCAACACACAAGAACACAAGCAAAAGCATAGAATGCCATGAAAGCTGAGTTCACAGCCCATTTCTTCTTCACCGCACCGCCATATAGGATAATGAGGCCAGGAACACTTTGCATGCCAACCAGAGTTGCAGCAGTCAGCTGCCATGCGTTGTCGGCTTTGCTCATCCATTCTGGACTGGCATCATCATACATGAGGCCAGGAGGAAGAGCAAAGGTGGAGTTGTTCATTTTTCTCTTACTTGACTTGCACTGCAAACTGCTCCTCTAGATTAAGCAATCTTGAAATGGTGGTGGACTTAAGCACCAATCAATCAAGCTTTTATGTTAGTTGATATGGGTTTGATCCTCACGAAAAGCTGTCACTTTGCTGCAACATCTTTGGTGTTATTTGACATTCATGATCTTACAATGTGTTTTTTCTGTCTTAGGCAACCAACTGCTACTGTGATACAAACACTTTTGGACCCTTTGGCGGGTATTCCAACCGTTTAAGTTTAACTTGATATTCATGGATTATATATCTTCAGCCGTTTAGGTATATATCTTCCAAACCAGATTTGTGCAGCACATCATAGAAAATGGTGAAAAGAATCATGGATTAAATATTGGTATGGAATATTTGAAAGGAGGAGGTAAGATGCAAAAGGGAAGGTTGTCTTTGACAAGAAGACATAGGGAGCTCCAAAGCTATCACATTTGGGGTAAACTATTAATAAAGATTGATGTGCTACAATTCAAAGGTTTCAAACAACAAATACATGTTGTACTTAGGAATGTATCCATGAATATATGATAAATTCGTGTGATAGATCAGTTATGATACAGTTCAGAATTAGAAGTATCGACGGAAAACTTGAGGATTGAAGATGGACAATCTTATCCATATTAAGAAAAAATTTACTCTTACGACGAAAACTCTTGAGCAAGATGCAAAGCAATAATGTGTTCAGATAATATTGTGTTAGGAGAGATGAAGATACTTGATATATCATATCATGTGATAATAATAGGACTCAGAATTACGTTTCTGTTGAGATCGATTTGAGAATGATACAGTTAGAAAAGAACACCATCTTCTGTCTTTTTTCACATAATTTTTGTTCCTAGAGAAAATTGATTCATACTTCCAGCCACAGCCTGTCAACTCTGTTCATTCTCTCTCTTTTCGTATTTCCTTTTTTTTGCAACTAAACACATTATCATTCCCATGAATCCATCAATTTCTATTTTTGGGAATGAAGATAAATACTACTGGATCAATAACTAGTTAACAGTACACAATGGTGGCTCTCTTGAAGACATATTTGTAGTTCTTGATCACAGTTTCTCTTGCATTACTCGACTTGCTACGATTCAGATACTTTATTTTGTGTTGACTACTTGATGATGAGGGAAAATGCAGAACAGACTAGTACCAAGTAATCTGAATTAAATTGATGGAGCTACCATGTTGAGTACTAGTCTGTTAGCTGGTACTCAACATCAACACAACATAACATTACTGGATTTGCTACTTTTATCCGTGTTCAAAACCTTTCCGGTTCTATTAGACTAAGGTCACTAACCTATTGAGATTAATAACCTTATCAGACCCCTTGTGATTTGGTTTTAGTCATTACTAATAGCCGGTTTAGGTTCCCCAAGAAGGCTTTAAATGCCCTTATCATTCAAGTACTCTCTTTCGAGGATGGAGCATTGTTCAACAAGATTCTAACAATCTGATCATCTGCACTTGCTGCTGCTTTACCAATTACCAATTACTCATTTCAGACAAAGATTCAGATACTTGGAACACTTGCTTCAGATTTTACTCTGGAAAATCTTTGATATGAAGTATAGGGGTCTGTCATGACTGACAATTATACAAATCAACTTAATTTCTTCCAGGCAAAAATTCATCATAAAGAGTCTGTAAAACAAGCTAGAATAAGAGGTCCAGTTACCACTGGGAAAACATGGGGTTTCCATCCGCATAAGAATCCATGTCAGCATCCATCATCTTCTTCATCAGCAAAGCAGCCTTCTCTCTAGCTCTAGCTGATCCTCTGACTGAAATATCAGCTACCAAACTCGAGAAGTCTTGAAGCCTCAGAGCATCTCTCACACACCCCTCGCTTTCGTCAAAGAGGAGAAGCAGAAGTTCAGCTGCACCTTCCTTGCTCAACATACACCTGCCCTTTAACACTTGTACCATTGAACTCACAATCTGATCAGTTTTGCTTAAAGCACTCAGCCCTTCATCAAATCTAGCAAGAAGGCCTAGGACCAGAAGAGAAGTTCCGGCTAGGTCCTCACCATCAGGGCTCTCCACCACTTGGAGAAGTGCAGGAACAGCACCTTCTCTTACTGCCACAGTGCAGTTCCCATGGAACCGAACAAGCTCTGCGAGGGAGCTAAGGATGTGATGAGCAGCAGGACCACGGGGACCTGAAATGGCCTTGACAAGCAATTGGATTGTGCCTGCTACACCAAACTTGGCCTTGTTCTTGTCAAGCATAGCTAGACTGCAGACCAGAGAGGAAGCTAGCTTGCCAGATTCTGTTGGGTCGGAAATTATGGTATTAAGGTGGTAGATGGTTTCTAAATCTGCAAGTGATAGCTTCAGATCAAGGTTCAGGGAAAGGTTGAAGAGGATGGACAATGCCAGATTCTGAGTGATGCTGGATGAAGATTCTGAAAGGGCTAGTAAGGAAGGGACTGCTCCTTCGGTTTGTGCAAGTAGGTTTCGGTTCTGGGGACTCACCTTGGTGATAGAAGCTAAGGTCTGAAGAGCTTTCTGCTGAACTTCATCGGAGTCAGATTGAGCCTCGGAGAGGGCGGCCCTAATGGCAGCACGAATCCGAACTGCTGACATTGATCCTGGCGCTGGTTTCAGAGGAGCGGTTGCCATGCTTAGACAGACTCTGGGGTTAGAAACTTGGTCATCAATTTACCAAGAATATGATCACACAAGCTAAGACAAACATGCAGTAGATGATTCCAATGTCATTTGCCGCAGCTTCTAGGAATATACTCCAACAATTATTGGTCTTTGTTGTCCTATAACAAAAGTTTAGAAGCATTGTTTCCAGGCTCGTATGGTTCAGGGATACAACGCTGGACTATTTTGTAACCATATAACCAACAAGTAATGCGTCAAATTTAATTGGCTGTAACAACTTTCAGATCAATTCTTATTTGTTTTAACTTTTAACACATGGAAAAAACACATTAAACAAACTGGTAGCAGCACATTAGGACATCAATTTTCAGCGAAAGCCAGAAAAAAAGTTGTCATTTAATTTGATGATTTGATCTTTAAAACTAGGCTAGCAAGAACCTAGCTAATGAGCATTTCTTGGAACCAAAATTATCGCCGACTCAAACATCAGCTGGGCAATCCCTGAAAGACTAAGGATTGCTGTTCACCAAAAAAGAAGAATTATTAAGCTACACAGTATAACAGACTGCCTCCTCATCATTTCAATCTTATTTCCGCAAAATACTTGTCAGCTATATCAATGA
The window above is part of the Fragaria vesca subsp. vesca linkage group LG2, FraVesHawaii_1.0, whole genome shotgun sequence genome. Proteins encoded here:
- the LOC101303013 gene encoding ammonium transporter 3 member 1-like; protein product: MNNSTFALPPGLMYDDASPEWMSKADNAWQLTAATLVGMQSVPGLIILYGGAVKKKWAVNSAFMAFYAFACVLVCWVGWGYHMSFGTPLFTSAPFWGKADVALDQKFLFTQAFLGKFPNATMVYFQFVFAAITLILIAGALLGRMNFYAWMLFVPLWLTFSYTVGAYSIWSPKGWLALKGIIDYSGGYVIHLSSGVAGFTAAYWVGPRSTKDRERFPPNNILLMLTGAGLLWMGWTGFNGGDPYVVSMDASLAVLNTHVCTATSLLTWLALDVIFFRKPSVIGAVQGMITGLVCITPAAGVVQGWAAIIMGILSGSIPWYTMMVVHKKSMLLQKVDDTMAVLHTHAIAGALGGLLTGLFAHPKLNYLFYSTYGTYVGLFYGIDMRRFKAGARQVGIQLLGVLFVVTLNVVVTSLVCLLVQLIVPLRMSEEDMEIGDEAAHGEEAYAIWGQGEKLDNSRHGAYDIESSAKGRARSAGNIEMA
- the LOC101303305 gene encoding U-box domain-containing protein 11-like — its product is MATAPLKPAPGSMSAVRIRAAIRAALSEAQSDSDEVQQKALQTLASITKVSPQNRNLLAQTEGAVPSLLALSESSSSITQNLALSILFNLSLNLDLKLSLADLETIYHLNTIISDPTESGKLASSLVCSLAMLDKNKAKFGVAGTIQLLVKAISGPRGPAAHHILSSLAELVRFHGNCTVAVREGAVPALLQVVESPDGEDLAGTSLLVLGLLARFDEGLSALSKTDQIVSSMVQVLKGRCMLSKEGAAELLLLLFDESEGCVRDALRLQDFSSLVADISVRGSARAREKAALLMKKMMDADMDSYADGNPMFSQW